In a single window of the Pseudomonas entomophila genome:
- a CDS encoding ABC-type transport auxiliary lipoprotein family protein: MKPSLRLVALAATLSLASACSILPQGEPVDIYRLPVAQPARGAAPLDWSLRLNKPLASEALAGPRIAVVPQGDVISSYKGARWSDPVPMLLRNRLLDGFQRDGRVQRLSADDSNLQADYELGGELQAFQAEYRPGGNVEVVIRYDARLVQGRSQRILASKRFEVRQPLGQLQVPAVVAGFGTASDQLARQVIDWTVGQAQPKNQ, encoded by the coding sequence ATGAAGCCGTCCCTGCGCCTGGTCGCGCTCGCCGCCACCCTGAGCCTGGCTTCGGCCTGCTCGATCCTGCCCCAGGGCGAGCCTGTGGATATCTATCGCCTGCCGGTCGCCCAGCCGGCTCGTGGCGCCGCGCCGCTGGACTGGTCGCTGCGCCTGAACAAGCCCCTGGCCAGCGAAGCCCTGGCCGGGCCGCGCATCGCGGTGGTCCCCCAGGGTGACGTGATCAGCAGCTACAAGGGCGCCCGCTGGAGCGACCCAGTGCCGATGCTGCTGCGCAACCGCCTGCTCGATGGCTTCCAGCGCGACGGCCGGGTACAGCGCCTGAGCGCCGACGACAGCAACCTGCAGGCCGACTATGAGCTGGGGGGCGAATTGCAGGCCTTCCAGGCCGAATATCGGCCTGGAGGAAACGTGGAAGTGGTGATCCGCTATGACGCGCGGCTGGTGCAGGGGCGCAGCCAGCGCATTCTCGCCAGCAAACGCTTCGAGGTGCGCCAGCCGCTAGGCCAGTTGCAAGTGCCGGCAGTGGTCGCTGGCTTCGGCACGGCCAGCGACCAGCTGGCGCGGCAGGTGATCGACTGGACCGTCGGCCAGGCTCAGCCGAAGAACCAGTAG
- a CDS encoding MlaD family protein, which translates to METRAHHVLIGLVTVLVVAGAMLFGLWLTKSSVDTAFKDYEVVFNEAVSGLSRGSPVQYNGIKVGDVSSLRLDPKDPRRVLARVRLSGDTPVKEDTQAKLTLAGVTGNSFIQLSGGTPQSPELKGKGGKLPVIVASPSPISRLLNDSSDLVTNINLLLHNANQMFSEGNIERLSNTLANLEQTTGAFANQKGGISSAIEQLAQVGKQANATLAETQALMRNANGLLGNQGKQAIGSAEQAMQALAESAATLNSLLQDNRQSIDDGAQGLNQLSPAIRELRETLNALKGISRRLEADPSGYLLGRDNNKEFQP; encoded by the coding sequence ATGGAAACCCGAGCTCATCATGTTCTGATCGGCCTGGTCACCGTGCTGGTGGTGGCCGGCGCCATGCTCTTCGGCCTGTGGCTGACCAAGTCCAGCGTCGACACAGCTTTCAAGGACTACGAAGTGGTGTTCAATGAGGCGGTCTCGGGGCTGTCCCGTGGCAGCCCGGTGCAATACAACGGCATCAAGGTCGGCGATGTCAGCAGCCTGCGCCTGGACCCGAAGGACCCGCGACGGGTCCTGGCCCGCGTGCGCCTGAGCGGTGACACGCCAGTCAAAGAGGACACCCAGGCCAAGCTCACGCTGGCCGGCGTCACCGGCAACTCGTTCATCCAGCTCAGCGGTGGCACCCCACAGAGTCCTGAGCTCAAGGGCAAGGGTGGCAAGCTGCCGGTGATCGTCGCCTCGCCCTCGCCGATTTCGCGCCTGCTCAACGACAGCAGCGACCTGGTGACCAACATCAACCTGCTGCTGCACAACGCCAACCAGATGTTCTCCGAGGGCAACATCGAGCGGCTGAGCAACACCCTGGCGAACCTGGAGCAGACCACCGGCGCCTTCGCCAACCAGAAGGGCGGGATTTCTTCGGCCATCGAACAGCTGGCCCAGGTCGGCAAGCAGGCCAATGCCACGCTCGCCGAAACCCAGGCCCTGATGCGCAACGCCAACGGCCTGCTCGGCAACCAGGGCAAGCAGGCGATTGGTAGCGCCGAACAGGCCATGCAGGCGCTGGCCGAAAGCGCCGCCACCCTCAATAGCCTGCTCCAGGACAACCGCCAATCCATCGACGACGGCGCCCAGGGCCTGAACCAATTGTCCCCGGCGATCCGCGAACTGCGCGAGACCCTCAACGCGCTCAAGGGCATCTCCCGGCGCCTGGAGGCAGACCCCAGCGGCTACCTGCTGGGCCGCGACAACAACAAGGAGTTCCAGCCATGA
- a CDS encoding ABC transporter ATP-binding protein: protein MTGREAVIEARGICNRFGSQSVHENLDLDLYRGEILAVVGGSGSGKSVLLRSIIGLRRPNEGQVRVFGQDLATLDETQRSLVERRFGVLFQKGALFSSLTVTENVALPLIEHAGLSRADAEHLAGVKLALAGLPISAADKYPASLSGGMIKRAALARALALDPDILFLDEPTAGLDPIGAAAFDQLILTLRDALGLSVFLITHDLDTLYTITDRVAVLAQKKVLVAGPLSEVEQADDPWIHEYFHGPRGRAAEDAALRARQER, encoded by the coding sequence GTGACGGGCCGGGAAGCAGTGATCGAGGCACGGGGCATCTGCAACCGCTTCGGTAGCCAGAGCGTGCACGAAAACCTCGATCTGGACCTGTACCGCGGTGAAATTCTCGCCGTGGTCGGAGGCTCGGGCAGCGGTAAATCTGTGCTGCTGCGCAGCATCATCGGCTTGCGGCGGCCCAATGAGGGGCAAGTCCGGGTATTCGGCCAGGACCTGGCCACGCTGGATGAAACGCAGCGCTCGTTGGTGGAGCGGCGCTTCGGCGTGCTGTTCCAGAAGGGCGCGCTGTTCTCTTCGCTGACCGTCACCGAGAACGTCGCCCTGCCGTTGATCGAACACGCCGGGCTGTCGCGCGCCGACGCCGAGCACCTGGCCGGGGTGAAGCTGGCCCTGGCCGGCCTACCCATCAGCGCCGCCGACAAATACCCCGCGTCGCTGTCCGGCGGCATGATCAAGCGCGCCGCCCTGGCCCGCGCCCTGGCCCTGGACCCCGACATCCTGTTCCTCGACGAGCCTACCGCCGGCCTCGACCCGATCGGCGCCGCCGCCTTCGACCAACTGATCCTGACCCTGCGCGACGCCCTGGGCCTGTCGGTGTTCCTGATCACCCATGACCTGGACACGCTCTACACCATCACCGACCGGGTGGCGGTGCTGGCGCAGAAGAAGGTGCTGGTGGCCGGGCCGCTCAGCGAAGTCGAGCAGGCCGACGACCCGTGGATCCACGAATACTTTCACGGCCCGCGTGGCCGGGCGGCCGAAGACGCCGCCCTGCGCGCCCGCCAGGAGCGCTGA
- a CDS encoding ABC transporter permease, with translation MEPMTAPSATLDTQQQPTRLHIVGDWTLAHYASLKRECERLGSQYGDDTQVDLSQLGRLDTAGASLLAELLGSERLSRCTDDLPDASRALLKNVYCSVQDYCIPVKQPEQPVLLLLLARIGRAVDQLWQDTRQVLGFIGLILETLLLCLFQPHRWRVTPVVAHLEQTGLDAAPIVALLTFLVGAVVAFLGATVLAAFGATIFTVDLVAFSFLREFAVLLTAILMAGRTASAFTAQIGSMKANEEIDAIRTLGLNPIELLVVPRVLALLIALPLLTFVAMLCGMVGGAVVCALTLDISPAMFLSLLQSDIGVQHFLVGLAKAPFFAFLIAAIGCLEGFKVSGSAESVGAHTTSAVVQSIFVVIVLDAVAALFFMEMGW, from the coding sequence ATGGAGCCTATGACCGCCCCGAGCGCTACCCTGGACACCCAGCAGCAGCCCACCCGCCTGCATATCGTCGGCGACTGGACCCTGGCGCACTACGCTAGCCTCAAGCGCGAATGCGAGCGCCTGGGCAGCCAGTACGGCGATGATACCCAAGTAGACCTCAGCCAACTGGGCCGCCTGGACACTGCCGGCGCCTCGCTGTTGGCAGAGCTGCTGGGTTCCGAGCGCCTGTCGCGCTGCACCGACGACCTCCCCGATGCCAGCCGCGCCTTGCTCAAGAACGTGTACTGCTCGGTGCAGGACTACTGCATCCCGGTCAAGCAGCCCGAGCAACCGGTGCTGCTCCTGCTGCTGGCGCGCATCGGCCGGGCGGTCGACCAGCTGTGGCAGGACACCCGGCAGGTGCTGGGCTTCATCGGCCTGATCCTCGAAACCTTGCTGTTGTGCCTGTTCCAACCCCACCGCTGGCGGGTCACCCCAGTGGTGGCGCACCTCGAACAGACTGGCCTCGACGCCGCGCCGATCGTGGCCCTGCTGACCTTCCTGGTCGGCGCCGTGGTGGCCTTCCTCGGCGCCACCGTGCTGGCCGCGTTCGGCGCGACGATCTTCACCGTCGACCTGGTGGCCTTCTCCTTCCTGCGTGAATTTGCCGTGCTGCTGACTGCCATCCTCATGGCCGGCCGCACTGCCAGTGCCTTCACCGCGCAGATCGGCTCGATGAAGGCCAACGAAGAGATCGACGCCATCCGCACCCTGGGCCTGAACCCCATCGAACTGCTGGTGGTGCCACGGGTGCTGGCACTGCTGATCGCGCTGCCGCTGCTGACCTTCGTCGCGATGCTCTGCGGCATGGTCGGCGGCGCGGTGGTCTGCGCGCTGACCCTGGATATCTCGCCAGCCATGTTCCTCTCGCTGTTGCAGAGCGACATCGGCGTTCAACACTTCCTGGTGGGCCTGGCCAAGGCACCGTTCTTCGCCTTCCTGATCGCCGCCATCGGCTGCCTGGAAGGCTTCAAGGTCAGTGGCAGTGCCGAGTCGGTGGGCGCCCACACCACCTCCGCCGTGGTGCAGTCGATTTTCGTGGTCATCGTGCTGGACGCGGTGGCCGCGCTGTTCTTCATGGAGATGGGCTGGTGA
- a CDS encoding DUF5924 family protein: MPPLPNFVLRVIELLKRYPGVIALYGFVSGICSFILVDRQAGLASWIAIVMLISWVWLMLENTLTELFARTFKREIPQPLLRFATQMIHQESLFFVLPFFFITTTWNSGQLVFTGLLGAAGVISIIDPLYHKWLAPRRWLFLALHTLTLFAALLTALPIILNLTTAQSFKLALIAAMVLSFPSLASSFPINNWRRGVGLVLVTLAVGGGGWLLRSWVPPATLWMTDVAISTEVLNRQPGASLDEVAASRIRSGGLYAYTAINAPRGLNERIYHVWQLNGKEVDRIALDIHGGRKEGYRAWTHKQNFPPNPVGKWQVRVLTEDGQVIGVLRFKVVDDAAPKQGPVRW, encoded by the coding sequence ATGCCTCCACTACCCAACTTCGTCCTGCGCGTGATCGAACTGCTCAAGCGCTACCCCGGCGTCATCGCGCTCTACGGTTTCGTCTCGGGGATCTGCAGCTTCATCCTGGTCGACCGCCAGGCCGGCCTGGCCAGCTGGATCGCCATCGTCATGTTGATCAGCTGGGTCTGGCTGATGCTGGAAAACACCCTCACCGAGCTGTTCGCCCGCACCTTCAAGCGCGAGATCCCGCAGCCGCTGCTGCGCTTCGCGACGCAGATGATCCACCAGGAAAGCCTGTTTTTCGTCTTGCCGTTCTTCTTCATCACCACCACCTGGAACAGCGGCCAGCTGGTGTTCACCGGCCTGCTCGGCGCCGCCGGGGTGATCTCGATCATCGACCCGCTGTACCACAAGTGGCTGGCGCCACGGCGCTGGCTGTTCCTGGCGCTGCACACCCTGACGCTGTTCGCCGCCCTGCTCACGGCGCTGCCGATCATCCTCAACCTGACCACCGCGCAAAGCTTCAAGCTGGCGCTGATCGCCGCCATGGTGCTGTCGTTCCCGAGCCTGGCCAGCAGCTTCCCGATCAACAACTGGCGCCGTGGCGTGGGGCTGGTGCTGGTCACCCTGGCGGTGGGGGGCGGTGGCTGGCTGCTACGCTCCTGGGTACCGCCAGCCACCCTGTGGATGACCGACGTGGCGATCAGCACCGAAGTGCTCAACCGCCAGCCAGGTGCATCGCTGGACGAAGTCGCCGCCAGCCGCATCCGCAGCGGCGGGTTGTACGCCTATACCGCGATCAATGCGCCGCGCGGGTTGAACGAGCGTATCTACCATGTGTGGCAACTCAACGGCAAAGAGGTCGACCGCATCGCCCTGGACATCCACGGCGGGCGCAAGGAGGGCTACCGCGCCTGGACCCACAAGCAGAACTTCCCGCCCAACCCGGTGGGCAAGTGGCAGGTGAGGGTGCTGACCGAGGATGGGCAGGTGATCGGGGTGTTGCGGTTCAAGGTGGTCGACGACGCAGCACCTAAACAGGGCCCAGTTCGCTGGTAG
- a CDS encoding M16 family metallopeptidase, which yields MRCLMFVCLLICSLPSLALDRSRVEGYLLPNGLQVILKSGYERDHVSIRLVVGVGLDDFDCDQRELPHLLEHLLFSGIDETGEGGLEERIQALGGEWNAFTSSADTTFVIEAPARNQRKVLDLLLSLLRDTRIDAKALATAKKIIEREDGGHYGHLQRWLDRQEVGHPASEQLATELGLKCKERSDVDDMTLEQVQHLREHWYVANNMTLIVVGGLDRLLPAYLERTFGELPATEPEERRNLESISQQAEQRRDLTRGWLGDSVKLHWLFIEPTLDTGHEQTLELLSRYLDWALYDQLRLRHGLSYGPSAQRESFGDSGMLSLNADLERQDIDTTVKVLTQLFDHLRKHGLDPDTFARIKEAAIARESWSTQGNTALADYYWGALNDYENGRFSDPMRKLRQVTLKDADAALRELLKEPGYLRVEKPLLGYDELYGLVALTLGVLLAIGLIRRRRVMANRPSGATRA from the coding sequence ATGCGTTGCCTGATGTTCGTTTGCCTGCTGATCTGCAGCCTGCCCAGCCTTGCCCTCGATCGCTCGCGGGTAGAAGGCTACCTGTTGCCCAACGGCCTGCAGGTGATCCTCAAGTCCGGCTACGAACGCGACCATGTCTCGATCCGCCTGGTGGTGGGGGTCGGCCTCGACGACTTCGACTGCGACCAGCGGGAGCTGCCGCACCTGCTGGAGCACCTGTTGTTCAGTGGCATCGATGAGACCGGGGAGGGTGGCCTGGAGGAGCGTATCCAGGCGCTGGGCGGGGAGTGGAACGCCTTCACCAGCAGCGCCGACACCACCTTCGTCATCGAGGCCCCCGCGCGCAACCAGCGCAAGGTGCTCGACCTGCTGCTCTCGCTGCTGCGCGACACGCGTATCGACGCCAAGGCCCTGGCCACGGCGAAGAAGATCATCGAGCGCGAGGACGGCGGCCACTACGGCCACCTGCAGCGCTGGCTGGATCGCCAGGAGGTCGGCCACCCGGCCAGCGAACAACTGGCGACGGAGCTCGGCCTCAAGTGCAAGGAGCGCTCCGATGTCGACGACATGACCCTCGAGCAGGTCCAGCACCTGCGTGAGCACTGGTATGTCGCCAACAACATGACCCTGATCGTCGTCGGCGGCCTCGACCGCCTGCTGCCGGCGTATCTTGAGCGAACCTTCGGCGAACTGCCGGCAACGGAGCCAGAGGAACGGCGCAATCTCGAGAGCATCAGCCAGCAGGCCGAACAGCGCCGCGACCTGACCCGCGGCTGGCTGGGCGACAGCGTCAAGCTGCACTGGCTGTTCATAGAACCTACCCTGGACACCGGCCACGAGCAGACCCTGGAATTGCTCTCTCGCTACCTGGACTGGGCCCTGTACGACCAGCTGCGCCTGCGCCATGGCCTGTCCTACGGCCCCTCGGCGCAGCGCGAGAGCTTCGGCGACAGTGGCATGCTCAGCCTCAACGCCGACCTCGAACGCCAGGACATCGACACCACAGTGAAAGTACTCACGCAGTTGTTCGACCATCTGCGCAAGCATGGCCTTGATCCAGACACCTTCGCCAGGATCAAGGAAGCGGCGATCGCCCGCGAAAGCTGGAGCACCCAGGGCAACACGGCACTGGCCGACTATTACTGGGGGGCGCTCAACGACTACGAGAACGGGCGCTTCAGCGACCCGATGCGCAAGCTGCGCCAGGTAACCCTGAAAGATGCCGACGCGGCATTGCGCGAGCTGCTGAAGGAGCCGGGGTACTTGCGGGTCGAGAAACCACTGCTGGGGTATGACGAGCTGTATGGGCTGGTCGCGTTGACACTGGGTGTACTCCTGGCTATCGGCCTGATCCGCCGACGCCGCGTGATGGCGAATCGCCCCAGTGGTGCTACTCGGGCATAG